The genomic window AAGCCCTGGTGGCGCAGGCCCGGACCTACACCGACAACCTGCCGGCCACCATGAAATCCCTGCTGGCGCAGTTCGTCACGGCCCAGGAAGCAGCGCGGCGCCAGCGCCAGCAAAGGGCCGGCGCCTGCGCGGCCGACTGGAATGCGGTGCAT from Burkholderiaceae bacterium includes these protein-coding regions:
- a CDS encoding type II toxin-antitoxin system CcdA family antitoxin is translated as MPADPALARKQPVNPTLNEALVAQARTYTDNLPATMKSLLAQFVTAQEAARRQRQQRAGACAADWNAVHAAIGSFADGHSSPL